One Primulina huaijiensis isolate GDHJ02 chromosome 8, ASM1229523v2, whole genome shotgun sequence genomic region harbors:
- the LOC140982854 gene encoding putative glycerol-3-phosphate transporter 4, with amino-acid sequence MGGNPPGICLIRSIRGSGWTLSTYRYVVLIVTFIAYASSHASRKPSSIVKSVLDPEPNPNSFSFRPWPVGNVFVKEELLVMSDGDTIKRNEGWVPFNGKDGRWKLGVIDVAFLSCYSVGMYVAGHLGDTLDLRLFLTTGMVGSGTFVALFGMGYFFDVHVFWFYLAMQMVAGLFQATGWPSVVAVVGNWFGKRKRGLIMGIWNAHTSVGNIAGSLLAASVLQYGWGWSFILPGAFIFTSGIIVYLFLPAYPEEVGFPRLNGPSSEFVAVPEDVEAQRSEKCAEGNEVDGRNLANSGNRRSVGLLEACSIPGVIPFALSLFFAKMVAYTFLYWLPFYLSQTAIEGHYMSVKTAGNLSTLFDVGGIFGGVLAGYISDKLKARATTAASFMYAAIPAMLLYHRYGSTSRTVNILLMMIAGLFVNGPYALITTAVSADLGTHSSLKGNSRALATVTAIIDGTGSLGAALGPLLTGFLSSIGWDAVFLMLIIGAFASGLLLSHLVLIELREKVTEHSERRRKNLTGPGSNMPLLNDQ; translated from the exons ATGGGAGGAAACCCACCGGGGATTTGTCTTATTAGGAGCATTAGGGGTAGTGGTTGGACGCTGAGCACGTACAGGTATGTTGTTTTGATCGTTACTttcatagcttatgcttcctCTCATGCTTCAAGAAAACCCAGTAGCATAGTCAAGAGTGTTCTTGATCCGGAGCCAAACCCTAACTCGTTCAGCTTTCGACCTTGGCCGGTTGGCAATGTATTTGTCAAGGAGGAGTTGTTGGTGATGAGTGATGGGGATACGATTAAGAGAAACGAGGGTTGGGTTCCTTTCAACGGAAAGGATGGGAGGTGGAAGTTGGGAGTGATTGATGTTGCATTTCTTTCTTGTTATTCTGTGGGAATGTACGTGGCTGGGCATTTAGGTGACACATTGGACCTACGGTTATTCTTGACCACCGGTATGGTGGGGAGTGGCACTTTTGTGGCGTTGTTTGGGATGGGTTATTTCTTTGATGTCCATGTGTTTTGGTTCTATTTGGCGATGCAAATGGTCGCGGGGTTGTTCCAGGCTACTGGTTGGCCTTCCGTAGTCGCTGTTGTAGGTAACTGGTTTGGAAAAAGGAAGAGAGGACTTATAATGGGTATTTGGAATGCACATACTTCGGTTGGTAATATTGCTGGATCGTTACTTGCTGCCAGTGTTCTACAATATGGATGGGGTTGGTCTTTTATCCTTCCAGGCGCATTTATATTCACGAGTGGGATAATTGTATACTTATTTTTGCCTGCTTACCCTGAGGAGGTTGGGTTTCCTAGACTGAATGGTCCATCTTCCGAGTTCGTAGCGGTACCAGAAGATGTAGAAGCTCAGAGATCGGAAAAGTGTGCTGAGGGCAATGAGGTGGATGGCAGAAATCTGGCCAATTCTGGAAATAGAAGAAGTGTTGGACTCCTTGAAGCTTGTTCAATACCAGGAGTTATTCCATTTGCACTGTCTCTCTTTTTCGCTAAGATGGTTGCATACACGTTTCTTTATTGGTTACCATTCTACCTTAGCCAGACTG CCATCGAGGGACACTATATGTCAGTGAAGACGGCTGGAAATCTTTCGACTCTGTTCGATGTCGGAGGAATATTTGGTGGGGTTCTTGCTGGTTATATTTCTGATAAGCTAAAAGCTCGAGctaccacagctgccagcttcATGTATGCTGCGATTCCGGCAATGCTTCTATACCATAGATACGGTAGCACATCAAGGACTGTTAACATTTTGCTCATGATGATAGCTGGTCTGTTTGTGAACGGGCCGTATGCACTCATCACAACCGCAGTCTCTGCTGATCTCGGCACTCATAGTTCTTTAAAAGGCAATTCTCGAGCACTTGCAACAGTTACGGCTATCATTGATGGTACAGGTTCTCTGGGTGCTGCTCTAGGCCCTCTTTTGACCGGATTTCTTTCATCCATCGGATGGGATGCAGTTTTCTTGATGCTCATAATTGGTGCTTTCGCTTCCGGTCTGCTTTTATCTCATCTAGTTTTGATCGAATTAAGAGAAAAAGTAACCGAACATTCAGAGAGGAGACGCAAAAATCTCACAG GGCCTGGATCCAATATGCCCCTTTTGAATGACCAATGA
- the LOC140982853 gene encoding protein NRT1/ PTR FAMILY 7.3-like: MASSLEIVSKEVHLKGEEERFTGDGSVDMHGKPAIRDKSGKWVAGVIILLNQGLATLAFFGVGVNLVLFLTRVLQQDNADAANSVSKWTGTVYIFSLVGAFLSDSYWGRYKTCAIFQIIFVIGLVLFSLSTQIFLLKPHGCGKETSHCGSHSSWEISLFYISIYMVALGNGGYQPNIATFGADQFDEEHPKEGHSKVAFFSYFYLALNIGSLFSNTILSFFEDEGMWALGLWASTASAFAALVLFVAGTSRYRHFKPSGNPLSRFCQVFVAATKKFSVSFSPGKDNLCEDSGKEDSNTGARKMLHTHGFKFLDRAAYVTSRDSDHMNENARNPWRLCPISQVEEVKCILRLIPIWLCTIIYSVVFTQMASLFVEQGDAMNTEISNFRIPPASMSSFDILSVAFFIFLYRRVIDPIVFRIRKKSLTELQRMGIGLVIAILAMIAAGVVECYRLKYARKDCKHCQGSSSLSIFWQVPQYALIGASEVFMYVGQLEFFNAQAPDGLKSFGSALCMTSISLGNYVSSLLVSIVIKISSEDNMPGWIPGNLNKGHLDRFYFLLAGLTAIDLIIYIVCAKWYQNMKLEGKSEEDDEADDCEV, translated from the exons ATGGCATCATCCTTAGAAATAGTATCGAAGGAG GTTCATTTGAAGGGGGAAGAAGAAAGGTTTACCGGCGACGGAAGTGTTGATATGCATGGGAAGCCAGCAATAAGAGACAAAAGTGGAAAATGGGTTGCGGGAGTTATAATTCTTT TGAATCAAGGTTTGGCTACTCTTGCATTCTTCGGAGTTGGGGTGAACTTAGTGTTATTCCTCACTAGGGTTTTGCAGCAAGACAATGCCGATGCAGCCAACAGCGTAAGCAAATGGACGGGAACGGTGTATATATTCTCCCTCGTAGGCGCCTTCCTTAGCGACTCTTATTGGGGACGATACAAGACTTGTGCAATTTTTCAGATTATCTTTGTCATC GGGCTCGTGTTGTTCTCACTATCAACACAAATTTTCTTGCTCAAACCCCATGGCTGTGGAAAAGAGACGAGTCATTGTGGATCTCATTCGAGCTGGGAGATTAGTCTCTTCTATATCTCCATCTACATGGTTGCTCTGGGGAATGGAGGGTACCAACCTAACATCGCCACGTTTGGGGCTGACCAATTCGATGAAGAGCACCCGAAAGAAGGGCACTCGAAAGTCGCCTTTTTCAGCTATTTCTATTTGGCATTGAACATCGGGTCGCTGTTTTCGAATACCATTTTGAGTTTCTTTGAGGATGAAGGGATGTGGGCACTTGGATTATGGGCTTCTACAGCATCCGCTTTCGCAGCTCTTGTACTCTTTGTTGCAGGTACCAGTAGATATCGACATTTTAAGCCGAGTGGCAATCCCCTGTCCCGGTTTTGCCAGGTCTTCGTCGCGGCTACAAAAAAGTTCTCGGTTAGTTTCTCTCCCGGCAAGGATAATCTATGTGAGGACAGCGGTAAAGAGGACTCGAACACAGGTGCTCGGAAAATGCTCCACACTCATGGTTTCAA GTTTTTGGACCGAGCAGCATATGTAACCTCACGAGATTCGGACCACATGAACGAGAATGCGCGCAACCCTTGGCGCCTATGTCCCATTTCCCAAGTTGAAGAGGTCAAATGCATACTAAGACTGATCCCTATCTGGCTCTGCACCATTATCTACTCGGTCGTCTTCACTCAGATGGCTTCGCTCTTTGTCGAACAAGGCGACGCAATGAACACCGAGATCTCAAACTTCCGAATCCCACCAGCAAGTATGTCCAGCTTCGACATCCTAAGTGTTGCCTTCTTCATATTCCTATACAGAAGAGTAATCGACCCAATCGTATTCAGGATCCGTAAAAAAAGCCTCACCGAGCTTCAGAGGATGGGAATCGGCCTTGTTATAGCGATCCTGGCCATGATCGCTGCTGGCGTTGTCGAGTGCTACAGGCTCAAGTATGCTAGAAAGGATTGTAAACACTGTCAAGGGTCAAGCTCGTTGAGCATCTTTTGGCAGGTCCCTCAGTACGCGCTCATCGGTGCATCTGAGGTGTTCATGTATGTAGGGCAGTTGGAGTTTTTCAACGCGCAGGCGCCAGACGGGCTCAAGAGCTTTGGGAGCGCCTTGTGTATGACCTCCATCTCATTGGGGAACTACGTAAGCAGTTTGCTTGTTTCTATCGTGATCAAGATATCGTCTGAGGATAATATGCCCGGATGGATCCCGGGGAACCTTAACAAGGGTCATCTAGACCGGTTTTACTTCCTTCTAGCCGGGTTGACGGCTATTGATCTGATCATATACATCGTGTGTGCCAAGTGGTACCAGAATATGAAACTTGAAGGCAAGTCCGAAGAAGACGACGAAGCAGACGACTGCGAAGTTTGA
- the LOC140982131 gene encoding uncharacterized protein, whose product MRTKTDPEFCEFLLRIGKGTEHTDLNGNFHIPENMVIRYDIDDEEFLEQKLIDKIFPHLEKNCHSSMYMTTRAILACKNEHVDRLNEKIIKVFPGETQIFTNFDEVVDDAQNFYPQEFLNLLTPNGMPPHRLILKRNCIVVLLRNLYPSDGLCNGTRMVCKAFESNVIHAEISMGQHSGKQGYCCDVDRLLSTRVHRQDIEVM is encoded by the coding sequence ATGAGGACGAAAACAGATCCTGAATTTTGTGAGTTCTTACTTCGAATTGGAAAGGGCACTGAGCATACTGACCTCAATGGAAATTTCCACATTCCAGAGAATATGGTCATAAGATATGATATTGATGATGAAGAATTCTTAGAACAAAAATTGATTGATAAAATTTTTCCGCATCTTGAAAAGAATTGCCATTCGTCAATGTACATGACAACTCGAGCTATTCTTGCATGTAAGAACGAACATGTTGATAGACTGAATGAGAAAATAATTAAAGTGTTCCCCGGAGAAACACAGATATTTACAAACTTTGATGAAGTGGTTGATGATGCTCAGAATTTTTACCCCCAAGAATTTTTAAACTTGCTGACACCAAATGGAATGCCTCCCCATCGATTAATACTTAAGAGAAACTGCATTGTCGTGTTGTTGAGAAATTTATATCCATCGGATGGTTTGTGCAATGGAACAAGAATGGTATGCAAAGCATTTGAAAGCAACGTGATCCACGCAGAAATCAGCATGGGGCAACATTCAGGAAAACAAGGATATTGTTGCGATGTTGATAGGCTCCTCAGTACAAGAGTTCATCGACAAGACATTGAAGTCATGTAA
- the LOC140983075 gene encoding probable glycosyltransferase At5g03795 isoform X2, which translates to MINSAKEDRVSRRKRRRRRSNVRSIDIVTPPSSPSFVKKLPSRLLRYLSLLTPNDALAFAKRDIENATLVSDVDPELYAPLFRNISTFKRSYEWMEWMLKVYIYQEGERPIFHEPHLYGIYASEGWFLKLMEENRQFVTKDPEKAHLFYLPYSARQLQMALYVPNSHNLRPLSIFLRDYVNTLASKYPFWNKTRGSDHFLVACHDWGPYTLVLHEELARNTIKALCNADASERIFIAGKDVSLPETTIRNPKRPLRNVGGKRVSQRPILAFYAGHMHGRVRPILLKYWGDKDDDMRIYGPLPNRVSRIMSYPEHMKSSKYCLCPMGFEVNSPRIVEAIYYECVPVIIADNFVPPFSEVLNWDAFSVTVAEKDIPKLKEILLSIPLRQYLIMQTNVKMLQKHFHWNARPVRYDLFHMILHSLWSSRLNQIQIPHTS; encoded by the exons ATGATAAATTCTGCCAAGGAAGATAGAGTTTCGAGAAGGAAAAGGAGAAGGAGAAGAAGTAACGTAAGGTCGATTGATATAGTTACTCCACCCTCCTCTCCTTCTTTTGTCAAAAAACTGCCTAGCCGCTTGTTG AGGTATCTATCGTTGTTGACACCAAATGATGCACTTGCATTTGCTAAAAGAGACATTGAGAATGCCACACTAGTTAGTGACGTTGATCCAGAGTTATATGCCCCTTTATTTCGAAATATCTCCACTTTCAAGAG GAGCTATGAATGGATGGAATGGATGTTAAAAGTTTACATTTATCAAGAGGGTGAAAGACCTATTTTTCATGAGCCTCATCTTTACGGGATTTATGCATCTGAAGGATGGTTTTTAAAGTTGATGGAAGAAAACAGACAATTTGTGACAAAGGATCCTGAAAAGGCTCACTTGTTCTACCTACCATATAGTGCTCGCCAATTACAGATGGCTCTCTATGTTCCAAACTCGCATAATCTGAGGCCCTTATCAATCTTTCTTAGGGACTATGTGAACACGCTGGCTTCAAAATATCCATTCTGGAACAAGACTCGTGGCTCAGACCATTTTCTAGTTGCTTGCCATGACTGG GGTCCTTACACTTTAGTCCTGCATGAGGAGCTTGCAAGAAACACTATTAAAGCTTTGTGCAATGCAGATGCGTCTGAAAGGATTTTTATTGCAGGAAAGGATGTGTCATTGCCCGAAACTACCATAAGGAATCCTAAAAGGCCCCTTAGAAATGTTGGTGGGAAAAGGGTGTCACAGCGTCCAATTCTTGCTTTTTATGCAGGACACATGCATGGCAGGGTTCGTCCGATACTTCTCAAGTACTGGGGCGACAAAGATGACGACATGCGGATTTATGGGCCATTGCCAAATAGAGTATCAAGAATTATGTCGTACCCCGAACATATGAAATCCAGTAAATATTGTCTTTGTCCCATGGGATTTGAAGTCAACAGTCCAAGAATCGTTGAGGCCATATATTATGAGTGTGTTCCTGTTATTATAGCTGATAATTTTGTTCCTCCCTTCAGTGAAGTTCTCAATTGGGATGCCTTTTCAGTCACTGTTGCTGAGAAGGATATCCCGAAGTTAAAGGAGATACTCTTATCCATCCCTTTGAGACAATATCTTATCATGCAAACAAATGTGAAGATGTTGCAGAAGCATTTCCACTGGAATGCAAGACCAGTTCGATATGATCTGTTCCATATGATACTTCATTCTTTATGGTCTAGCAGGCTTAATCAGATTCAGATACCTCATACTTCGTGA
- the LOC140983075 gene encoding probable glycosyltransferase At5g03795 isoform X1 gives MTKLLLRLIVVLIFRIDWRKLFFVGAVLTIISVVIQISSLPYPLNDWIFQPPTSVSSYKQINNSVHLGKTNPLPVNSHREITQDALVPDSLNSSIELNRSMINSAKEDRVSRRKRRRRRSNVRSIDIVTPPSSPSFVKKLPSRLLRYLSLLTPNDALAFAKRDIENATLVSDVDPELYAPLFRNISTFKRSYEWMEWMLKVYIYQEGERPIFHEPHLYGIYASEGWFLKLMEENRQFVTKDPEKAHLFYLPYSARQLQMALYVPNSHNLRPLSIFLRDYVNTLASKYPFWNKTRGSDHFLVACHDWGPYTLVLHEELARNTIKALCNADASERIFIAGKDVSLPETTIRNPKRPLRNVGGKRVSQRPILAFYAGHMHGRVRPILLKYWGDKDDDMRIYGPLPNRVSRIMSYPEHMKSSKYCLCPMGFEVNSPRIVEAIYYECVPVIIADNFVPPFSEVLNWDAFSVTVAEKDIPKLKEILLSIPLRQYLIMQTNVKMLQKHFHWNARPVRYDLFHMILHSLWSSRLNQIQIPHTS, from the exons ATGACTAAGCTGTTGTTGCGGCTTATAGTCGTTCTGATTTTTAGAATTGACTGGAGGAAGTTGTTTTTTGTTGGAGCAGTTCTTACAATAATTAGTGTTGTGATTCAGATTTCTTCGCTTCCTTATCCACTGAATGATTGGATATTTCAGCCACCCACTTCAGTTTCATCCTATAAACAAATTAACAATAGTGTACATTTGGGTAAAACTAATCCTCTGCCGGTGAATAGCCATCGTGAAATCACTCAAGATGCCCTTGTTCCTGATTCACTCAATTCTTCCATAGAACTGAATCGATCAATGATAAATTCTGCCAAGGAAGATAGAGTTTCGAGAAGGAAAAGGAGAAGGAGAAGAAGTAACGTAAGGTCGATTGATATAGTTACTCCACCCTCCTCTCCTTCTTTTGTCAAAAAACTGCCTAGCCGCTTGTTG AGGTATCTATCGTTGTTGACACCAAATGATGCACTTGCATTTGCTAAAAGAGACATTGAGAATGCCACACTAGTTAGTGACGTTGATCCAGAGTTATATGCCCCTTTATTTCGAAATATCTCCACTTTCAAGAG GAGCTATGAATGGATGGAATGGATGTTAAAAGTTTACATTTATCAAGAGGGTGAAAGACCTATTTTTCATGAGCCTCATCTTTACGGGATTTATGCATCTGAAGGATGGTTTTTAAAGTTGATGGAAGAAAACAGACAATTTGTGACAAAGGATCCTGAAAAGGCTCACTTGTTCTACCTACCATATAGTGCTCGCCAATTACAGATGGCTCTCTATGTTCCAAACTCGCATAATCTGAGGCCCTTATCAATCTTTCTTAGGGACTATGTGAACACGCTGGCTTCAAAATATCCATTCTGGAACAAGACTCGTGGCTCAGACCATTTTCTAGTTGCTTGCCATGACTGG GGTCCTTACACTTTAGTCCTGCATGAGGAGCTTGCAAGAAACACTATTAAAGCTTTGTGCAATGCAGATGCGTCTGAAAGGATTTTTATTGCAGGAAAGGATGTGTCATTGCCCGAAACTACCATAAGGAATCCTAAAAGGCCCCTTAGAAATGTTGGTGGGAAAAGGGTGTCACAGCGTCCAATTCTTGCTTTTTATGCAGGACACATGCATGGCAGGGTTCGTCCGATACTTCTCAAGTACTGGGGCGACAAAGATGACGACATGCGGATTTATGGGCCATTGCCAAATAGAGTATCAAGAATTATGTCGTACCCCGAACATATGAAATCCAGTAAATATTGTCTTTGTCCCATGGGATTTGAAGTCAACAGTCCAAGAATCGTTGAGGCCATATATTATGAGTGTGTTCCTGTTATTATAGCTGATAATTTTGTTCCTCCCTTCAGTGAAGTTCTCAATTGGGATGCCTTTTCAGTCACTGTTGCTGAGAAGGATATCCCGAAGTTAAAGGAGATACTCTTATCCATCCCTTTGAGACAATATCTTATCATGCAAACAAATGTGAAGATGTTGCAGAAGCATTTCCACTGGAATGCAAGACCAGTTCGATATGATCTGTTCCATATGATACTTCATTCTTTATGGTCTAGCAGGCTTAATCAGATTCAGATACCTCATACTTCGTGA